A segment of the Nilaparvata lugens isolate BPH chromosome X, ASM1435652v1, whole genome shotgun sequence genome:
tacacacacagagaccaacacccaaaaatcatgtttttgaactcaggggaccttgaaacgtatagaaaacatgaaattagggtaccttaaatttttttggaaagcaatactttccttacctatagtaatagggcaaggaaagtaaaaataaccagataaatataaaaatgtatacagaaattgctcgcttaatataataggatatgcaaaattccaagttaatcagttgaatagttcagacgtgaatttcctatcctgcacttgtataagccaattctttctttcattatttGATACACTAGCAGGTAAGCTGTAGCCTACTCCGCGAAAGTCAGTTTAAAGCACAAATACAtcgaattgaatgaataattattattgaacgaaaatcccaattaaatgcttattaatcattaattagcattttaCCAAATtaaacttccaatttatttccatctgtagatcgAATTTAGCTTtgtatagtgtggtccacgttataatggcagtgtagaaagataggagaacaacgttgccgatcctcactgtcttgacaatgccttcttgacggtagctgatacaggtttattgatgtaatattaattgttattttcgttcaaaataatcagttatattttattgagcaagaaattatatttttcaatatttcataatatattttcactagccgtcaggctcgcttcgctcgccatatcaggcgatataatattcccaggaatagctctggaCCCCCGTAGAAAAATGAGATCGgcgggctcgcttcgcacgccatatcaggcgatataatactcccaggaatagctctgattgaagtagcagtgcccaataaatttttccgcgataaatgcatttcaatcttcgaCTACAAAGTCAACTCatcttaatgccaacctgacaaaattattaatttagttaccagttaacaactgtttcgaagaggtactctctctagattatagttctatattaacatatggtatggacattttacaattataattaagagagtaagaagaatatacatgctaaaagacgaaattcaaacccttaaaaaccacccttagagttaaaagatttcttagtgcgcctctaaagggccaactgaacatacctaccaaatttgaacgtttttggtttggtagatttttagttctgcgagtgagtgagtcagtcagtcagttatttttacacacaaaaataaacaataaataaataaataaatatatatatatatatatatatatatatatatatatatatatatatatgagaatagttgtttactaagcacttccgaaagcagaagtggaaggtgatagctctagcaaatctgaggtaatctgaatatcaggaaattgtccaagtatttttatttttattctgatttgtctaaataacctaaaagatgatgttcaattatgtgggaggttgtgtttatacttttttattctttcaaatgacaattggatgatataattataaatgttgtaattattgattaatgaacacaaataatgaaaagttttttgatcagctgtttttttgatcacctttcttagttccatgttagtggctggaaagggtactctttccggcctaggccggaaagaaacctgttctgacgtcagacgagagtcgtctgcaaacaatgtctttcagatctacgtagggactggaaaacagctgctttctgagtttctgtgcagtgtggcggaaACATCTTTTACTGGTACGAAGTGTTCTCTTAGTAATAGCATCTCATACATATAAAAAGTAATTGCTCTTAACCCAAGTGTAAATATCCTGTTTTACTCTTTTAGATGTTTGGCACAGTCAATATGGAGTTGGAACACACATCACAAACAATAAACATCAACAAAGAATTAGTTCTATACATAAATGATACATGAATAGATATAGCCTATGAATATATTTAAACAttggaataaattataaaaaagaaagGCTCTCCATATTCAAATCATGCCATTCTTGGAGTGAATATAGTGGTTTGGATTTCAGGAACTTGTACattatagttttaaattttctaaaactAACATTTCTAGCATCTAATGGtaacttattgaataattttatacacatataatcaaagttcatttgagTCTTAGTCAATCTAGCCTGCGTTACCTGCAGCTGATACCTAATTCTTGTGATGTGACTATGAATATCTTTacaagcaggtaacccgtgctccgcaagggtctattttacaactgaaaacttgacgtaatgaaatcttgtaATCTTGACGTAATTGAAAACAGGCTTATAACCATCcacggttaattaagaatttatatgcaaaatttcaagttaatcagttgagtagttgagacgtgatgatgcgtcaaacataattttcctatcccgtacgtgtataagccagttctttcctttattatagtaaagatttTACTGTTCACGTATATAGTTTTTCTTCTGATATATCAGATAATATCATGTTGTATATTTTATGgaaatgaaacaataaaatttcacttgatTTGATATTACTAGGTTATTATTTTATCGTGATTGCTTGGGAGTAATCTCGATATGAAAATAGTTTGAATTGTAGCCTGACTGGGAAAGACGGTGCTCCAACTGTTTTCGAACGTTCGTTCTCCAGCTATGACATGAAAGTATCAGCCAAGTATTGTGCGGTCTGAGTTCTCATTATGCTCTCCCATTGTCTGCAGTGATTGCGCCAGACAATAGGCACAAAGAGCTATGATTACTGCCAGCCTCTCTCCTTTCAATACTACAACGGTAATTATAGCGGCCCTGTCAAGGGGGGAGGGAAGGGGTAGACCCTTGGGGGAGACCACTCGACTTGGACTTGTACAAACGGACACTGCTATCACTGCCACAACAATTGCAACGTCTGTTCAACCATCCAAAACAACACCACTTTCCCCAATTTCTTCTCAGTCAACATCTCTCTAGTTTAGCAACCATCCCTCAACTCAACGTGACCGTCAATAGTGATTCCAGCGGCTATTTCGCCCCAAGCCTCAATCCGCCACAACCTATCAGCCTACTTATTCATTTGGCCGGTTTGTGATTAGACGAACGGGGCATAATGGATGTTGCACACTTACAATGGAAAGTATTGGAGAGAATGGTTTGCTTCTGAATAATTTTGCacgaaaactagaaaatttcagttgccactttttctcactcttataatgatcttaacaattatattgaaaaagattattcaatttaaataaaccgaacagccttaaagttgaatagaatagaaaatagaatgacttgtttattttatgacgtggtgaagtttggacagtaatttGCACTCTACCATCTAACCAATTAACACATACAGTGTAATTTGGTTATTGCGGCTTCTGTCCACTCTATCATCTAACCAATTAACACATACAGTGTAATTTGGTTATTGCGGCTTCTATCGTAGCATCAACACGAATATGACGTCAGATATAGGTCCCGCCAAACTATataattaaacgaaaatcctgattaaatgctgtaaatcaccctgaagacaactgctactgcaaatattgacaacggggttaacagctagatgaaaattcgatgagagctactatctaaaaattatttgtcagcctgggaatcgaacccggtacctcctgattgctagtcaggaatgcttacccttacaccaaactgacaatctctggatagcagcgctcattttatacgaagccatagcggccagccagtctataGATAGAAGTTATTagaattgcatttgttcaaatgctaataatcaagctactactagtagttctatgaacagtagacctcgcgcagttataaaccgcagcctccacTTAAACTGTTCATCatagtaaatcctgtctgtatgtcgtgtcagcgagatatcggtgtgaaaacgccTAAtagctgttggggttggtgtatcaaaaatttaacatcaaaagctaatctccttgaaattgaaatttgaaattgaaattgaaatttattgccaaaacaaaattacagtattataatatattaagtTACAAAGTGTTAAACAAATAAGCAAAACTCAAACTTAATTATTAGATCAAAActtaatttatctttattttggcGACTGCTGGCATAAGTAAGAACTTGAGAGCCAGCAGTGAGTCTACATTATTAGATTTAACAAGTTTAGCGCTTAACTAAAATTTGTAGAATACTTattctatttggctttttaaataattatatatatatatatatatatatgattgaaCATCATCAAAAACTTACGAATAACTAAAGAATACTTAAGAGTAACTAAATCTATTGTAGcgttaatttaaaaaagaaattccTGTTTATCCACTCTTCCacagttttgtgatatttacCAGTTGGTTTTtctataatgaaatttgacGGAACTAAGTTGATGAAAAGATTACAGTAATAAAAGAATTGATGCCTACATGTAGTGAGCTTGATCAAATGCATATTGTATCTATTGAAATGATTTACTCGCATATTGTAAGGGGTAGTGCGAGCTGAAAATAGAGAGTGATTCTTGTTTATGTAGAGTATTACGGTTTTCATGAACGTTTGCCTCAATGTTGGTACATcaagttcaataaaaatatctcgGCTTGGGTACAAACGTGGTCTCCCTAGagctgctcttataatatgtttttggagGACAAACAGTTTTCTCAAGTGCGTATCAAAAGCTCCACCCCACACCTCAATGATATATTGGAATAAGGAATGTGCATatgcaaaataaatttttcttattatctccctgtttttaattttatttattttatagaaaatatagatgagatatttcaattttgagcaGAGGTACTCTAGGTGAATGTTCCATTTGATATGGCGATCTACAAAAATACCAAGATATTTTATAGATTGCACTCTTTCCAAAGGTATATTTTCGTGGGCGACCTCATTCATTATTTGGGTGCCattgttatttttctttgatttttttatagaaagttCAAGATCTATTGATGGTTGACCAATTACGGTGGGTGAGAAagttatatatttagttttctTTGCATTTAGGGTTAGTATATGATCTTCAAGccattgttgaactattttcaaaccaTTATTTGCAACTTTGAACGTTTCTTCCCATGTGTCTCCGCTAAAAATCAAAGTTGTATCGTCGGCGAAAGATAAAATAGTACAATTTTCaaggtttaattttaacaggtCGTTTAcatagatgagaaacaaaatcggGGATAGTACTGTCCCTTGAGGAGTACCGAACTGAGAGGTGTAACTGATGTCTGTCTGTCCATTTAAAGTGAGATACTGTTTCCTATTCGACAAGTAACTTGAGAATAACTTATTCACAGAACCTCTTACACCACCCTGTCCAGTTTATAGAGGAGTATGTTGTGAGGAACTGTATCAAAGGCCTTGGATAAGTCCATAAAAATAGCCAGtgtttttttgtttctattaaagttatcaaaaattatattgttgagatGGATTACCGCATCTTTGGTTGAACTATTTGCTTGGAAACCATATTGATTGTTGTCAATGATTTTATGTTTATCTAGGAAACTCATTAAtctgattttcaaaattttttctagtattttagaaatattactcATTAAACTAATCGGTCTGTAACTATCCGGGTTTCCAAGGTCTCCAGTTTTTGGTAATGGTATAATTTTAGcttctttgaattttttagGGAAATATCCTTCGCTCAAACATTTGTTAAATATATGAACTAAAGGTGAGGTTATAGAGGGTGATATTTTTTTGAGGAAAGGTCCTGTAAAGTTATCAACACCTGGtgtaaatttattcttgagTTGATCTATTAATAACTCTATTTCATAATCGTTTGTGGGAATGAGGAAGATACTTTTTACATTAGGATTTGCTATTGACTTGGGAATCTCTATATTGTCTGTATTATCGGTTATCTTTCTAGCGAACGATTCTCCAACACCAGCGAAATATTTATTAAGAGTAGTAGCATCtagatttattgattttgaattttttttcaagtcgaGTAGTTCATTAATGTATTTCCAGGTTTTTTAGAATCGTTTTTGTGTTCCTCGAATTTACAGTTAAAATAATTAATCTTGCTTTTTTTTATCAGGGTATTGAGTGTATTTCTGTATCTCttatattgatttatcaattctaAGTTATTGgggttttttaataattttctatgtAATTTATCTCTCTCCCGTATTGACGCGACTAAGGCTGGAGTAATCCATTTTTTTATAGGTTTTTTCTTGTTACTTATTTTTATGGTTTTAGTTCTAGCATGAGTTAGGTCTGTTAGTTTTTTAACAAAGTAGTCCACCATCTCGTCAATATCCATTGAATCATATATCTCTTTCCATGATTCTTTTTGTAAATCAGAGATTAGATTTACATAAtcaattatgctttttgatccTACATCGATATGTGCTGGTTCCTCATTAATATTCCTATTGAAATGCAGCGAAACACTGAAATGGTCCGTAATATTTGTTTTCAGAATAGTCCCTCTaacaacattattattgttattattctcTCCTCCCTTGTAAAATATGTGATCGATACAAGTACTGATGCCATTTACAGACCTAGTTGGTTTATTGATAAAAGATTTGAAACCATTAATATGCATTGTGctcaaatattcatttgaaagGCTATTATTAGcaagaatatttaaattcatatcaCCCAATACTATTATGTTGTAAATATCTTTCATACTTTTCAGAAATTCGTCTAGACTTTCGATAAAAGTTTTTAAGTTGAGGGATGGTGAACgatatattgtaattattaaatatttcacgtcATTAATCCAGCAAGCCATACCAATACAGTTAGCTTCCTCAATATGGACATTAATAAGCTcagttttgatattattttcaatgaacaagcataatccatcacatttCGAGTGTTTACTATTAgcatgaaaaacattgtaaccaTCTAAGTTATAATTGAAGCAAGCATCGTCTGTGATCCACGTCTCGGTTAATGCAATCACATTGAAGCGAAACTTTATATTACCTATGTAGTGCACCAATTcctcaaaatttttattaatgcttcTGATGTTGGTGTGTAGAATATTTAATTCCATGCCAACACTCTCAGACTGGTGAggtaaaaaactgaaaacatcATTTACTTCGATTGTATCGTGAAACCCTATAAGGTCGTCAATATTCCAATCAGACATAAACGTAAGAAAAGTGAATAAAcgtatattttgtaaaataaaatttcagaGTGGTTAAGAAATTaaagtaaaatgaaaaaatatagagaaaaaagtATCGGTTTTCcgatgaaaagaaaaaaaaataaaaatcagagaGAATCAAGACATGGCCAGCCCACCGGTCCAGACAAAATGAATGTATGTACATCGACTTGAAACCTACCAATTTAGTTCATGCACAGAAACCTGTGATCAAttccatttgaataaaataaaataatattactgaGATAATAAGGACAAACAGAGAAGTGGAAATCAGcattaatttaattgaatcaattgtTAGAAAATATTTCCTGAAAGATCAGATTTTTTTCAGATTCAGGCCTACATACTTAATATACGGATTGCCATgtgaaagatttttaaaatgattttgcTAAccaaaattgtttcaaaaatacattatcttgatttttatcaatgcgtATTAATCGGATAATGTTAAACAGGAAATCTATTTTCAATccaagtattattttatcaatattaaagGCCTTCAATTCTTGAGATTCAGAAAGTAGTAGCAACAGAGGTAATCGTGTCAATAATCCTCATCAACTAGCGTACTAAATATACCTTGTAGATAAGATAGGagaattcatcatttttctcataatgataaaatattttcaaattataatgatttattattaggagttattattctctcttaaCTAGGCTACAGCAAATTGAAAAGCAAAGAATAGTAATTACGTTACTACAAGTAATAGGCCTAGCATATtggcaaaaaaaaacaaaaaaaaaatcaattgaaaccTTTTCCACTTAATTGATACATTATTCTCaattgatagaatataattaataattatcgtatagaatataatataattatcataattggaAGATAGCGGAATGGAAATTATTCctaaatttatttcaacaatcatacgcaataataaatagtctatttgagctcatcaaaataaacaataatttaccTTGAGCAAAGTGATAAGAAAGAGCCATACTTTGcaactgaaattcaaataaaataatttataatgataatactcctccttctctctaaTTAACTATTTCATTGAACGTTAAAATGTTAACTTAATCTGGACAAACAAATCATGGTTTTATGTGTCATAATTGGTATTTTCTTCATACAGAAATTGATCTATATTATTTCTTACTTACACCGACATTGTCCTTATTTCTATTTGTGAGCTTGTTGAGGTCCTCCTCACACCTGATAATATTAACAGGACCGCCGTCCTCGTACCTGACTTTGATTCGGCCCACTCGGTCGATCCACACATGTCGAAACCCATTCTCCCGTTGTATCATCTTGGCTCTGCCGAACAGCTTACGTCTCTCCGCCGTTATAGATTGGTTTATGTAGATTGGACTATTTCCCTGCATGTTGATATGTTGAGTTGAAAAGTCTCTACATTCTTTCCTCTTTTTGAGCAAGGCATCCTTATCTCCTCGACAGACAAAACGAACAATGATGCCGGGCGCGGTGTTGTCTCTTCTTCTGGGGAGGCGATGACATGCATCGATCGATCTGCGGTCCAGCTTCACATCCAATGCTTTCCCGATCTCCAGTATTCGACTCTGCACATCCTCGTTCTGCAACTCCGGAACACCGTATACTTCAAGGGTATTTCTCCGACCATATTGCTCCCGATCGTCATCTTTCATCTCCAATTCCCTAATTTTTCCGTTCAGAactgaattttcattttgtagttCCCTAACAGTTCCTCTTAGTTTAGCAATTTCAGCAGCATTTTCATCCAAGGTCTTCCTACAAGCGGCTATATCAGATCCCAACTTTTCCAGCAACTCATCCTTAACCCGTGTTAATATACTATTTAATTGATCGACCGTTAGTGGATTATTGTCGGTACTTGAATTAGTGTTTGTTTTTGCCGGAGCACTGAGCTTGTTTACACCTGAGATAGATTTTACTGGAGTAGAGTCCGAATTGGCACGTTGGCGACGTAAATCACTTGAACATTTTTTACAAGTCCATGACTTTCCTGTGTCTTGAAATAATTCCAGATCATTGTCGGTGAGCTCAACACATACACCATGGAACACAATATTGCAGCTCgaacattttatttttgattttaatgCACGATTCATCTGCTGGTTACACACTCCGCAACTCATTTTTGTATGTCTAGTAGGA
Coding sequences within it:
- the LOC111060300 gene encoding uncharacterized protein LOC111060300, whose amino-acid sequence is MKDDDREQYGRRNTLEVYGVPELQNEDVQSRILEIGKALDVKLDRRSIDACHRLPRRRDNTAPGIIVRFVCRGDKDALLKKRKECRDFSTQHINMQGNSPIYINQSITAERRKLFGRAKMIQRENGFRHVWIDRVGRIKVRYEDGGPVNIIRCEEDLNKLTNRNKDNVGVSKK